From the genome of Deinococcus sp. JMULE3, one region includes:
- the rpe gene encoding ribulose-phosphate 3-epimerase translates to MTPDTPEARRVKLAPSILASDFARLGEELRAIDSADWAHVDVMDGQFVPNISFGLPILAAARAASSLFMDVHLMIDRPERYLRDFADAGADSLTVHVESTPHIHRAVQQIKELGKKAGVTLNPGTPLETLRPVLADVDLVLIMSVNPGFGGQKFIPHSLERIRTVRRWLDEIGSPAELQVDGGVSATNARAVVAAGASNLVAGSAVFGKDGAQAGLERLREALK, encoded by the coding sequence GTGACCCCCGACACCCCCGAAGCGAGGCGCGTGAAGCTCGCGCCGAGCATCCTCGCCAGCGATTTCGCCCGCCTGGGCGAAGAACTCCGCGCCATCGACAGCGCCGACTGGGCGCACGTGGACGTCATGGACGGCCAGTTCGTCCCGAACATCAGCTTCGGACTGCCCATCCTGGCCGCCGCCCGTGCCGCCAGCAGCCTGTTCATGGACGTTCACCTGATGATCGACCGGCCCGAACGGTACCTGCGTGACTTCGCCGACGCCGGAGCCGACAGCCTGACCGTCCACGTCGAGAGCACCCCCCACATCCACCGCGCCGTGCAGCAGATCAAGGAACTGGGCAAGAAGGCAGGCGTCACCCTGAACCCCGGCACGCCCCTGGAAACCCTGCGACCCGTCCTGGCCGACGTGGACCTCGTCCTGATCATGAGCGTCAACCCCGGCTTCGGCGGGCAGAAGTTCATCCCGCACAGCCTTGAACGCATCCGCACCGTCCGCCGCTGGCTCGACGAGATCGGCAGCCCCGCCGAACTGCAGGTCGACGGCGGCGTCAGCGCCACCAACGCCCGCGCCGTCGTCGCCGCCGGAGCCAGCAACCTCGTCGCCGGAAGCGCCGTGTTCGGCAAGGACGGCGCGCAGGCCGGACTGGAACGCCTCCGCGAGGCCCTGAAATAA
- a CDS encoding 2-phosphosulfolactate phosphatase: protein MRLRVDLLPHGNYPDVVVIIDVLRATTTAVTYLERGADALLLTATPEVALNLRTEGSPYVLGGERGGLPIPGFDFGNSPVEAAGQNFTGRTVVMNTTNGTGAAHTAAQTGKHIFLAALTNAHAAARRARAAATEEIAIVCAGTDEHVGLEDVYAAGVLAEYLLAMGEFSIDDGARIALTVRRNSGNPLEALGSSGHGQHLMRLGLGEDVRCAAGLSTSTIVPTLDPGDAPEGTLRFTAG, encoded by the coding sequence ATGCGCCTGCGGGTCGACCTCCTCCCACACGGCAACTACCCGGACGTCGTGGTCATCATCGACGTGCTGCGCGCCACCACCACCGCCGTCACGTACCTCGAACGCGGCGCCGACGCCCTGCTCCTGACCGCCACGCCGGAGGTCGCCCTGAACCTCCGCACCGAAGGCAGCCCCTACGTGCTCGGCGGGGAACGCGGCGGCCTGCCCATCCCCGGCTTCGACTTCGGCAACAGCCCCGTCGAGGCCGCCGGGCAGAACTTCACCGGCAGGACGGTCGTCATGAACACCACCAACGGCACCGGCGCCGCCCACACCGCCGCGCAGACCGGTAAGCACATCTTCCTCGCCGCGCTGACCAACGCGCACGCCGCCGCCCGCCGCGCCCGCGCCGCCGCCACCGAGGAAATCGCCATCGTCTGCGCCGGCACCGACGAACACGTCGGCCTGGAAGACGTCTACGCCGCCGGGGTCCTCGCCGAGTACCTGCTCGCCATGGGTGAATTCAGCATCGACGACGGCGCCCGCATCGCCCTGACGGTGCGCCGCAACAGTGGCAACCCCCTGGAAGCCCTGGGCAGCAGCGGACACGGCCAGCACCTCATGCGCCTCGGCCTGGGCGAGGATGTCCGGTGCGCCGCCGGACTGAGCACCAGCACGATCGTGCCCACTCTGGACCCCGGTGACGCCCCTGAAGGCACCCTGAGATTCACCGCCGGGTGA
- a CDS encoding alpha/beta hydrolase — protein sequence MKRSVTASLLAALALSACTPASVPSPTTARAHDTRTFKAVTPTFTALPGASIYQGVRPGLHGDAAYAIEVPDTWNGQLIMYAHGYAGDGPDLKVQAPALRAYWLSLGYAWAASSYSANYYDVQAGVEDTNALANAFSTLTGRAKPTKTLIMGVSMGGHVAGAAVEKETAQAAKNRTTYAAAMPVCGVMDEEYEFQWLGDYTLAAAQLAGLGPKTFPQGTDTYRALLPDIIGALFSSATDPVWQENATQGAKLREIARNLTGGPRPVFDLAFRLGYWQKAVLGTGGADGTITGILPRNIYGNAGTTYRWTTGATPTPAEMAFNAGILRVTPAADPNPALSGKVRYLPRVNGEISVPVLTLHTTGDFYVPFKHQQLYRAAVNAAGNGDRLVQRAIRAAGHCEFTGPELVEGFNDLVKWEAGGAKPAGDDVATPAVLADPNYGCAFTRSTRPGVDACPAN from the coding sequence ATGAAGCGTTCCGTGACCGCCAGTCTGCTTGCTGCCCTCGCCCTGTCCGCCTGCACCCCGGCGTCCGTGCCGTCCCCCACCACCGCCCGCGCGCACGACACCCGCACCTTCAAGGCCGTGACGCCCACCTTCACCGCCCTGCCCGGTGCGAGCATCTACCAGGGCGTCAGGCCCGGCCTGCACGGTGACGCCGCGTACGCCATCGAGGTGCCCGACACCTGGAACGGTCAGCTGATCATGTACGCCCACGGGTACGCCGGTGACGGCCCCGACCTGAAAGTCCAGGCGCCCGCCCTGCGCGCCTACTGGCTGAGCCTCGGGTACGCCTGGGCGGCCAGTTCCTACAGCGCCAACTACTACGACGTGCAGGCCGGCGTGGAGGACACCAACGCCCTGGCCAACGCCTTCAGCACCCTGACCGGCCGGGCGAAACCCACCAAGACGCTGATCATGGGCGTCAGCATGGGCGGGCACGTCGCGGGCGCCGCCGTCGAGAAGGAAACCGCGCAGGCCGCGAAGAACAGGACCACCTACGCCGCCGCCATGCCCGTCTGCGGCGTGATGGACGAGGAGTACGAATTCCAGTGGCTCGGCGACTACACCCTGGCCGCCGCGCAGCTCGCCGGACTGGGACCCAAGACCTTCCCGCAGGGCACCGACACGTACCGGGCGCTGCTGCCCGACATCATCGGCGCGCTGTTCAGCAGCGCCACCGACCCCGTCTGGCAGGAAAACGCCACCCAGGGCGCCAAACTCCGCGAGATCGCCCGCAACCTGACCGGCGGCCCCCGACCCGTGTTCGACCTGGCCTTCCGCCTCGGGTACTGGCAGAAAGCGGTCCTCGGTACCGGCGGCGCTGACGGGACCATCACCGGCATCCTGCCGCGCAACATCTACGGCAACGCGGGCACCACCTACCGCTGGACGACCGGCGCGACCCCCACCCCCGCCGAGATGGCCTTCAACGCGGGCATCCTGCGCGTCACGCCCGCCGCTGACCCCAACCCCGCCCTGAGCGGCAAGGTGCGCTACCTGCCCCGCGTGAACGGCGAGATCAGCGTGCCCGTCCTGACCCTGCACACCACCGGGGACTTCTACGTGCCCTTCAAGCACCAGCAGCTGTACCGCGCCGCCGTGAACGCCGCCGGGAACGGCGACCGCCTCGTGCAGCGCGCCATCCGCGCCGCCGGACACTGCGAATTCACCGGCCCGGAACTCGTCGAGGGCTTTAACGACCTCGTGAAATGGGAGGCGGGCGGCGCGAAACCCGCCGGGGACGACGTCGCCACCCCCGCCGTGCTGGCCGACCCCAACTACGGCTGCGCCTTCACCCGCAGCACCCGCCCCGGCGTGGACGCCTGCCCCGCGAACTGA
- the nspC gene encoding carboxynorspermidine decarboxylase, whose protein sequence is MTALPVDLHLSPVTSTESVDWAAIPSPAFVLDESRLRRNLELISYVQRESGAQIIVAFKGFSMWSAFPMLREYGITGATASSLNETILAKEEMGGEVHVYAPAYSDEDFPRILALADHLVFNSFRQWERFKPQVEAARAAGRTVHVGIRVNPEYAEVETDLYNPAGPFSRLGVTRREFRMDLMDGVDGLHFHTLCEKDSDTLERTLEVLERNFGDVLSRVKWVNFGGGHLMTREGYDVPRLIRVVRAFREKWGVHVILEPGSAFGWQTGWLVSSVLDVVHNVKDALLLDISVSAHMPDVLEMPYRPRILGAGDPPELDHHRETTEGAGGHPYIIGGTTCLAGDVVGEYVFDRALNVGDRVVFDDMIHYTMVKTTFFNGVKHPDIGILRLDGSYDRVKSFGYEEFRAKLS, encoded by the coding sequence GTGACTGCTTTACCCGTGGACCTTCACCTGAGCCCCGTGACCTCGACCGAGTCGGTGGACTGGGCGGCCATTCCCAGTCCGGCGTTCGTGCTGGACGAGTCGCGCCTGCGCCGGAACCTGGAGTTGATCTCGTACGTGCAGCGGGAGAGTGGCGCGCAGATCATCGTGGCGTTCAAGGGCTTCTCGATGTGGTCGGCGTTCCCGATGCTGCGCGAGTACGGGATCACCGGCGCGACGGCCAGCAGCCTGAACGAGACGATCCTCGCCAAGGAGGAGATGGGCGGCGAGGTGCACGTGTACGCCCCGGCGTACAGCGACGAGGACTTCCCACGCATCCTGGCGCTGGCGGATCATCTGGTGTTCAACTCGTTCCGGCAGTGGGAGCGCTTTAAGCCGCAGGTGGAGGCCGCGCGGGCGGCGGGCCGGACGGTGCACGTGGGTATCCGCGTGAACCCCGAGTACGCCGAGGTGGAAACGGACCTGTACAACCCGGCGGGGCCGTTCTCCCGGCTGGGTGTGACGCGCCGCGAGTTCCGGATGGACCTGATGGACGGCGTGGACGGCCTGCATTTCCACACGCTGTGCGAGAAGGACAGCGACACGCTGGAGCGGACGCTGGAGGTGCTGGAACGCAACTTCGGGGACGTGCTCTCACGCGTGAAGTGGGTGAACTTCGGCGGTGGACACCTGATGACCCGCGAAGGGTACGACGTCCCGCGCCTGATCCGCGTGGTGCGCGCCTTCCGCGAGAAGTGGGGCGTGCACGTGATCCTGGAGCCCGGCAGTGCGTTCGGCTGGCAGACCGGGTGGCTGGTCAGCAGCGTGCTGGACGTCGTGCATAACGTGAAGGACGCCCTGCTGCTGGATATCAGCGTGTCGGCGCACATGCCGGACGTGCTGGAGATGCCCTACCGGCCCCGCATCCTGGGGGCGGGCGACCCGCCCGAGCTGGATCATCACCGTGAGACGACCGAGGGCGCGGGCGGCCATCCGTACATCATCGGCGGGACGACCTGCCTCGCGGGGGACGTGGTCGGGGAGTACGTGTTCGACCGGGCGCTGAACGTCGGGGACCGCGTGGTGTTTGACGACATGATCCACTACACGATGGTGAAGACGACGTTCTTCAACGGTGTGAAGCACCCGGATATTGGCATCCTGCGTCTGGACGGCTCGTACGACCGCGTGAAGTCGTTCGGCTACGAGGAGTTCCGCGCGAAGCTCAGCTGA
- a CDS encoding sel1 repeat family protein gives MNGPTLLNLLRTGDIEPLHAHLTDLQAQYEAGQISEGDLLRAFTAFQTSDLTLGEGFQKWTEIYPSTYAPHVALAGWFLGRGWEARGQGTSNHVSDQGWRAMDHFLTQADGCSRHAATLTANPLAAWNVTGLASNARGCQLCLNDVQTQQYPDWFTRAVQDNPGTLALRRVMLLHLRTEWGGSEEHMLTFVRQQQDAGLLSQTDVQRLWAEFHSRVSHHALAFADEPSVAVERARIAAELHPLEAEQLFIALTRVRGSSEARLAALQRYLDAALQEHAKPGRMFGWALSQARDWIVPETSRLAELLTRAAQSGDIDSAIMLGEFQIQHPKWDLPDARPLLRQARDQGHTEAAELLVEFHESTFREALKDTPQKREDILKAADLLSGDMSWRVYSDFDTYQTQFGLDARQQFRYLHRAADSGNNKARFELARQLRAGNVELGDDGVLRPVDTQPIQASLDYARYLLQRAALTDHAPSRKILEAMDEHQWQEGRAQRLNVRTVRPDRFSLSTESERHSFRGYWYLGVLLILVLFRVFDHLGDGSFDPRTLRSQRAESAEHQRLMERVAAGELQPVFEKDGVHFEPVTPKSP, from the coding sequence ATGAACGGCCCGACCCTTCTGAACCTCCTCCGCACCGGCGACATCGAACCCCTGCACGCCCACCTCACCGACCTGCAGGCGCAGTACGAAGCCGGGCAGATCAGTGAAGGCGACCTGCTACGGGCCTTCACTGCCTTCCAGACCTCCGACCTGACCCTGGGAGAAGGCTTCCAGAAGTGGACTGAGATTTACCCCAGCACGTACGCCCCGCACGTTGCGCTGGCGGGCTGGTTCCTGGGACGAGGCTGGGAAGCGCGCGGGCAGGGCACATCCAACCACGTCAGCGACCAGGGCTGGCGCGCGATGGACCACTTCCTGACGCAGGCAGACGGGTGCTCCCGCCACGCTGCCACCCTCACCGCCAACCCCCTGGCCGCCTGGAACGTCACCGGACTGGCCAGCAACGCGCGCGGCTGCCAGTTGTGCCTGAACGACGTGCAGACGCAGCAGTACCCGGACTGGTTCACGCGCGCCGTTCAGGACAACCCGGGCACCCTCGCCCTGCGCCGCGTCATGCTGCTGCACCTGCGTACCGAGTGGGGCGGCAGCGAGGAACACATGCTCACCTTCGTGCGCCAGCAGCAGGACGCCGGACTGCTCAGTCAAACCGACGTACAGCGCCTCTGGGCCGAGTTCCACAGTCGCGTGTCGCATCACGCCCTGGCGTTCGCGGACGAACCGTCAGTTGCGGTGGAACGCGCCCGCATCGCAGCCGAACTCCACCCCCTGGAAGCCGAGCAGCTGTTCATTGCCCTGACCAGAGTGCGGGGCAGCAGTGAAGCGCGTCTTGCTGCCCTGCAGCGTTACCTGGACGCCGCACTGCAGGAGCACGCCAAACCCGGTCGCATGTTCGGGTGGGCGCTGTCCCAGGCGCGGGACTGGATCGTTCCGGAGACCTCCCGCCTGGCCGAGCTGCTCACCCGAGCCGCACAGAGTGGTGACATTGACTCGGCGATCATGCTGGGTGAATTTCAGATTCAACATCCAAAGTGGGACCTGCCGGACGCCCGTCCTCTCCTGCGGCAGGCCCGCGATCAGGGACATACCGAGGCCGCCGAACTGCTGGTGGAATTTCACGAGTCGACGTTCCGTGAAGCGTTGAAGGACACACCACAGAAGCGCGAAGACATTCTCAAGGCTGCCGATCTTCTCAGTGGGGACATGAGCTGGCGCGTGTACAGCGACTTCGACACGTACCAAACGCAGTTCGGGCTGGATGCCCGGCAACAGTTCCGGTACCTGCACCGCGCGGCGGACAGCGGCAACAACAAGGCCCGCTTTGAGCTGGCGCGGCAGTTGAGGGCTGGGAACGTCGAACTGGGAGACGACGGCGTGCTGCGTCCAGTCGATACGCAACCCATCCAGGCCAGCCTGGACTATGCCCGTTACCTCCTGCAACGCGCCGCCCTGACCGACCACGCCCCGTCACGGAAAATCCTTGAGGCCATGGACGAGCATCAGTGGCAGGAAGGCCGCGCGCAGCGGCTCAACGTGCGAACTGTTCGTCCAGACCGGTTTAGTTTGTCGACTGAGTCCGAACGCCACAGCTTCCGGGGATACTGGTACCTGGGTGTTCTGCTGATCCTCGTGCTGTTCCGGGTGTTCGACCACCTGGGAGACGGGTCGTTCGATCCGCGCACATTGAGGTCGCAGCGTGCGGAAAGCGCCGAGCACCAGCGGTTGATGGAGCGGGTGGCGGCCGGGGAACTCCAGCCGGTCTTCGAGAAGGACGGCGTCCACTTTGAGCCGGTGACTCCCAAGTCCCCCTGA
- a CDS encoding thiamine diphosphokinase translates to MVVAADGGARHAALLGMWGLGVRVDVWVGDFDSSAGVFVDAPREVHPAAKDETDAELAIRVARERGATELVLLGAFGGRFDHTLALALLSLRLTELEGLRVTLTSGDEWGWPLTPASPLSLEVPRGATLSVLAVTDLRGLSLGGVRWPLDNANIPLGSGWTVSNETPGGTVTASLREGRALLTVLPTLPE, encoded by the coding sequence GTGGTGGTCGCGGCGGATGGTGGGGCGCGGCACGCGGCGCTGCTGGGCATGTGGGGCCTCGGCGTGCGGGTGGACGTGTGGGTGGGGGATTTCGACTCGTCGGCGGGCGTGTTCGTGGACGCCCCGCGTGAGGTGCATCCGGCGGCGAAGGACGAGACGGATGCGGAACTGGCGATCCGGGTGGCGCGCGAGCGGGGCGCGACGGAACTGGTGCTGCTGGGCGCGTTCGGCGGGCGCTTCGATCACACGCTGGCGCTGGCGCTGCTGTCCCTGCGCCTGACGGAGCTGGAGGGCCTGCGCGTGACCCTGACGAGCGGGGACGAGTGGGGCTGGCCGCTGACGCCTGCCTCTCCCCTGTCGCTGGAGGTGCCGCGCGGCGCGACGCTGAGTGTGCTGGCCGTGACCGACCTGCGGGGCCTGAGCCTGGGCGGGGTGCGCTGGCCGCTGGACAACGCCAATATCCCGCTGGGGAGCGGCTGGACGGTCAGCAACGAGACGCCGGGCGGGACCGTGACCGCCTCGCTGCGCGAGGGCCGCGCGCTGCTGACGGTGCTCCCCACCCTGCCCGAGTGA
- the yvcK gene encoding uridine diphosphate-N-acetylglucosamine-binding protein YvcK — MSDPPLPHRAPPETRRRELLARGQLAGRRARMWMSPGLGVKRWLALFVICTLIGAVGVLHFTWTGPLHFTATRWILWVNALIRPEVMPLYVGGIVLMTLALLGALLSIVMLNRSVLSGTGTAPEQAVDLMYQNRHLSRGPRIVTLGGGTGMSNLLTGLRVHTGNTTAIVTVADDGGSSGRLRQSLDMIAPGDLTDCYAALSDSPVMTRLLLHRFTRGDGLEGHTFGNLMLATLSEQEGSLSDAMLDIHEVLRIRGRVYPAATQPPTLVAHLKDGRTVRGESQFAGHVTPSRIDHVTLDPPDLPALPEVVQAIRDADQIVLGPGSLYTSIIPALLVPAVAQALRQSPAPLIYVASLMTEPGETDDLTLEGHVQAIAHHLGRTPDCVLVNNAVPPRDVIARYAAEGAHLLSLNGASRDLRGRSVILPLLHPGQARHDPAALAQALLYAAPRRDQTV; from the coding sequence ATGAGTGACCCGCCACTCCCGCACCGCGCCCCACCGGAAACCCGCCGCCGCGAACTGCTCGCACGTGGACAGCTGGCCGGACGGCGCGCCCGCATGTGGATGTCCCCCGGCCTGGGCGTCAAACGCTGGCTGGCGCTGTTCGTCATCTGCACCCTGATCGGCGCGGTCGGCGTGCTGCACTTCACCTGGACCGGCCCGCTGCACTTCACCGCCACCCGCTGGATCCTCTGGGTGAACGCCCTGATCCGCCCCGAGGTCATGCCGCTGTACGTGGGCGGCATCGTCCTGATGACCCTGGCCCTGCTGGGTGCCCTGCTGAGCATCGTCATGCTCAACCGCTCGGTCCTCAGCGGCACCGGCACCGCCCCCGAACAGGCCGTGGACCTCATGTACCAGAACCGCCACCTGTCCCGCGGGCCGCGCATCGTGACCCTGGGCGGCGGAACCGGCATGTCCAACCTCCTGACCGGCCTGCGCGTCCACACCGGGAACACCACCGCCATCGTCACCGTCGCCGACGACGGCGGCAGCAGCGGGCGACTGCGGCAGTCGCTGGACATGATCGCCCCCGGCGACCTGACCGACTGCTACGCCGCCCTGAGCGACAGTCCCGTCATGACCCGCCTGCTCCTGCACCGCTTCACGCGCGGAGACGGCCTGGAAGGCCACACCTTCGGGAACCTGATGCTCGCCACCCTGAGCGAACAGGAAGGCAGCCTCAGCGACGCCATGCTCGACATCCACGAGGTGCTGCGCATCCGCGGCCGCGTGTACCCCGCCGCCACCCAGCCCCCCACCCTGGTCGCCCACCTGAAAGACGGCCGTACCGTGCGCGGCGAGAGCCAGTTCGCTGGTCACGTCACGCCGTCCCGTATCGACCACGTGACCCTGGACCCACCCGACCTGCCCGCCCTGCCCGAGGTCGTGCAGGCCATCCGGGACGCCGACCAGATCGTCCTGGGCCCCGGCAGCCTGTACACCAGCATCATTCCCGCGCTGCTCGTACCCGCCGTCGCGCAGGCCCTGCGGCAGAGTCCCGCCCCGCTGATCTACGTGGCGAGCCTGATGACCGAACCCGGCGAGACCGACGACCTGACCCTCGAAGGGCACGTGCAGGCCATCGCCCACCACCTGGGCCGCACGCCCGACTGCGTGCTGGTGAACAACGCCGTTCCGCCCCGTGACGTGATCGCCCGCTACGCCGCCGAGGGCGCCCACCTGCTGAGCCTCAACGGCGCCAGCCGCGACCTGCGCGGCCGCAGCGTGATCCTGCCCCTGCTGCACCCCGGCCAGGCCCGCCACGACCCGGCCGCCCTGGCCCAGGCGCTGCTGTACGCCGCGCCCCGCCGCGACCAGACCGTCTGA
- the rapZ gene encoding RNase adapter RapZ: MPFVVVSGLSGSGKSTALRTLEDAGFFITDNLPPELWGAMHDLVHARGLTRVAISTDVRTRDFMGALEDSYVRLSRRREDLRVLFLEANDDVLLKRYNFTRREHPLGENLMFDFARERELLAPLRSIADTVIDTTALSAKDLAAQVLRVYRLEHDFHLRLMSFGFKHAPPRDADLVLDVRSLPNPYYDPELRPRTGLDPEVAAYAFQGEASEQFYADLRDFVRVAAERARTTGRHGYTVAIGCTGGQHRSVAVAHRLSQDLADLNVDIMDHRDMKEPHE; encoded by the coding sequence ATGCCGTTTGTCGTCGTATCCGGTCTGTCCGGCAGTGGAAAAAGCACCGCCCTGCGAACCCTGGAGGACGCCGGGTTCTTCATCACGGACAACCTCCCGCCCGAACTGTGGGGCGCGATGCATGACCTCGTGCACGCCCGCGGCCTGACCCGCGTGGCCATCAGCACCGACGTCCGCACCCGCGACTTCATGGGCGCGCTGGAGGACAGCTACGTGCGCCTCTCACGCCGCCGCGAGGACCTGCGCGTCCTGTTCCTCGAAGCGAACGACGACGTGCTGCTCAAACGCTACAACTTCACCCGCCGCGAACACCCGCTGGGCGAGAACCTGATGTTCGACTTCGCGCGGGAACGCGAACTGCTCGCCCCGCTGCGCTCCATCGCGGACACCGTGATCGACACGACCGCCCTGAGCGCCAAGGACCTCGCCGCGCAGGTCCTGCGGGTCTACCGGCTGGAACACGACTTCCACCTGCGCCTGATGTCCTTCGGGTTCAAGCACGCCCCGCCCCGCGACGCGGACCTCGTGCTGGACGTGCGCAGCCTGCCCAACCCGTACTACGATCCGGAACTGCGCCCCCGCACCGGCCTGGACCCCGAGGTCGCCGCGTACGCCTTCCAGGGCGAGGCCAGCGAGCAGTTCTACGCCGACCTGCGCGACTTCGTGCGGGTCGCCGCCGAACGCGCCCGCACCACGGGCCGCCACGGGTACACCGTCGCGATCGGCTGCACCGGCGGGCAGCACCGCAGCGTCGCCGTCGCCCACCGTCTCTCGCAGGACCTCGCGGACCTGAACGTGGACATCATGGATCACCGCGACATGAAAGAACCCCATGAGTGA
- the metG gene encoding methionine--tRNA ligase, which translates to MSQDPFFITTAIDYANGAPHIGHVYEKILTDAIARYQRLAGRDVFFLTGTDEHGEKIAKAAAKAGQTPQVFVDDLATRAFKGLWDRLEISYDDFVRTTEGRHKRFVQDVLQRVYDAGDIYFDEYEGLYSVGAERYVTEKELVEGPDGVRRYPGDKDPPELRREANYFFRMEKYQAWLLEHIQANPDFIQPAGYRNEVIEMLREPIGPLSISRPKSRVPWGIELPWDPDHVTYVWFDALLNYVSAPVSKGARPDVIGTAWHVIGKDILKPHAVFWPTMLKAAGLPPYRRLVVHSHILAEDGRKMGKSLGNAIDPEALVGAYPVDAIRYTLLREATLSADSPYGEGILVNRLNSDLANDLGNLLSRTVSMIQKYRAGVIPAAAEPSDRDREIESAALALPGQILGLVDDLKINMAIEAAMNFVRDLNRYIAESAPWTLAKSEETQRRLDTVLYTAAEGLRVASVALEAVIPVKARELRAQLGLGGHTYALQAAWGLTPAGTRVQGGAILFPKPEPKDTPTPAAPIPKPGKKEKTMTQTAPEPAAPETTAPATPAAAPAAPEATETLISIDEFARIDLRVAQVIAAEAVAKADKLLKLTVKLGEEERIVVSGIRKWFEPEALVGRKVILVANLKPAKLRGIQSQGMILAAEDDQGNLDLVGLGLDLPSGTKVR; encoded by the coding sequence ATGAGCCAAGACCCGTTTTTCATCACGACCGCCATCGACTACGCCAACGGCGCGCCCCACATCGGGCACGTCTACGAGAAGATCCTCACCGACGCCATCGCCCGCTACCAGCGCCTCGCCGGGCGGGACGTGTTCTTCCTGACCGGCACGGACGAGCACGGCGAGAAGATCGCCAAGGCTGCCGCGAAGGCCGGTCAGACCCCGCAGGTGTTCGTGGACGACCTCGCCACGCGCGCCTTCAAGGGCCTGTGGGACCGCCTGGAAATCAGCTACGACGACTTCGTCCGCACCACCGAGGGGCGCCACAAGCGTTTCGTGCAGGACGTCCTGCAGCGCGTGTACGACGCCGGGGACATCTACTTCGACGAGTACGAGGGCCTGTACTCGGTCGGCGCCGAGCGCTACGTCACCGAGAAGGAACTCGTCGAGGGGCCTGACGGCGTGCGCCGCTACCCCGGTGACAAGGACCCTCCCGAACTGCGCCGCGAGGCGAACTACTTCTTCCGCATGGAGAAGTACCAGGCGTGGCTGCTGGAGCACATCCAGGCGAACCCGGACTTCATCCAGCCCGCCGGGTACCGCAACGAGGTCATCGAGATGCTGCGTGAACCCATCGGGCCGCTGAGCATCTCCCGGCCCAAGAGCCGCGTCCCGTGGGGCATCGAGCTGCCCTGGGACCCGGACCACGTCACGTACGTGTGGTTCGACGCGCTGCTGAACTACGTCTCCGCCCCCGTCAGCAAGGGTGCCAGGCCCGACGTGATCGGCACCGCGTGGCACGTGATCGGCAAGGACATCCTCAAGCCGCACGCGGTGTTCTGGCCGACCATGCTCAAGGCCGCCGGGCTGCCCCCCTACCGCCGCCTCGTGGTGCACAGCCACATCCTCGCGGAGGACGGCCGCAAGATGGGCAAGAGCCTCGGGAACGCCATCGACCCCGAAGCGCTCGTGGGCGCGTACCCGGTCGACGCGATCCGCTACACCCTGCTGCGCGAGGCGACCCTGAGCGCCGACAGCCCCTACGGCGAGGGCATCCTGGTGAACCGCCTGAACAGCGACCTCGCCAACGACCTGGGCAACCTGCTGTCGCGCACCGTCAGCATGATCCAGAAGTACCGCGCGGGCGTCATTCCCGCCGCCGCCGAACCCAGCGACCGTGACCGCGAGATCGAATCGGCGGCGCTGGCCCTGCCCGGACAGATCCTGGGCCTGGTGGACGACCTGAAGATCAACATGGCGATCGAGGCCGCCATGAACTTCGTGCGTGACCTGAACCGCTACATCGCCGAGAGTGCCCCGTGGACCCTCGCCAAGAGCGAGGAGACGCAGCGCCGCCTGGACACCGTGCTGTACACCGCCGCCGAGGGCCTGCGCGTCGCCAGCGTCGCCCTGGAAGCCGTGATTCCCGTCAAGGCCCGCGAACTGCGCGCCCAGCTTGGCCTCGGCGGGCACACGTACGCCCTGCAGGCCGCGTGGGGCCTCACGCCCGCCGGGACGCGCGTGCAGGGCGGCGCGATCCTCTTCCCGAAACCCGAACCGAAAGACACCCCCACCCCCGCCGCGCCCATTCCGAAGCCCGGCAAGAAAGAGAAAACCATGACCCAGACTGCCCCCGAACCCGCTGCTCCTGAAACCACCGCCCCCGCCACGCCCGCCGCTGCCCCTGCCGCCCCCGAAGCCACGGAGACGCTGATCAGCATCGACGAGTTCGCCCGCATCGACCTGCGCGTCGCGCAAGTCATCGCCGCCGAGGCCGTCGCGAAGGCCGACAAGCTCCTGAAACTCACCGTGAAACTCGGTGAGGAGGAACGCATCGTCGTCAGCGGCATCCGCAAGTGGTTCGAACCCGAAGCGCTCGTTGGCCGCAAGGTCATCCTGGTCGCCAACCTGAAACCCGCCAAGCTGCGCGGCATTCAGTCGCAGGGCATGATCCTCGCCGCCGAGGACGACCAGGGCAACCTGGACCTCGTGGGCCTGGGTCTGGACCTACCCAGCGGCACCAAGGTCCGCTGA